A genomic segment from Leptolyngbya boryana PCC 6306 encodes:
- the folP gene encoding dihydropteroate synthase, producing the protein MQAWNLGRSTFNWGQKTYIMGILNVTPDSFSDGGQFNTLESAIAQADHMIQNGADILDIGGQSTRPNAEEISLQAELDRVIPIIEAIRQNFEIPISVDTTRAVVAKHAIAAGADLINDISGAVFDSEMLSTVGKLGVPIVLMHMRGTPKTMQSLTEYQDLMPEIYEFLNTRIESAIAHGITQIIIDPGIGFAKQFDQNLDIIRNLKALQSLNCPILFGASRKSFIGHILDQPDPQKRVWGTAAACVSAIANGADMVRVHDVAELRDACRVADAIWR; encoded by the coding sequence ATGCAAGCTTGGAATCTAGGGCGATCGACTTTTAATTGGGGACAGAAAACCTACATCATGGGGATTTTGAACGTCACACCCGATAGTTTTAGTGATGGCGGACAGTTCAACACGTTGGAAAGCGCGATCGCTCAAGCCGATCACATGATTCAAAACGGTGCAGATATTCTCGATATCGGTGGACAGTCTACTCGCCCGAATGCCGAAGAAATTTCACTTCAAGCCGAACTCGATCGCGTCATTCCGATCATCGAGGCAATTCGGCAGAATTTTGAAATCCCGATTTCAGTCGATACAACTCGTGCTGTCGTTGCGAAACATGCGATCGCGGCAGGAGCCGACTTGATCAATGATATTTCTGGAGCCGTGTTCGATTCAGAAATGCTCTCAACTGTCGGCAAATTAGGCGTTCCGATCGTTTTGATGCATATGCGAGGAACTCCCAAAACCATGCAATCGCTGACCGAGTATCAAGATCTGATGCCAGAGATTTATGAATTCCTGAACACGCGAATTGAAAGCGCGATCGCCCATGGCATCACCCAGATCATCATTGATCCAGGCATTGGATTTGCCAAGCAGTTCGATCAAAACTTAGACATCATCCGCAATCTCAAAGCGTTGCAATCCTTGAATTGCCCGATTCTCTTCGGTGCATCGCGAAAAAGCTTCATTGGTCATATTCTTGACCAACCTGATCCTCAGAAACGAGTGTGGGGAACTGCCGCCGCTTGTGTCAGCGCGATCGCCAATGGAGC